The window CAAATCTTTACTATCATGTGCGGGATTAAGCAACACCCCGTCTAGGACCTTCAATGTACACTATCTGCCGCTGGAAAATAACACAATGCACCAAGAATAGAAGGAAGCGTACCGAGGGTGTCATAAAGTGAAACATATATATGTAATGGCATGGCAGCTACAAGCCTACAAAACAACAAATATAACAACATCATCGACACATTGGTCCATGTATACACGCTTTTTCGTTCTCCAGTTGTGCATCAGTATATATTACTTTGCACTTTGTAGTCGGTCCTTTGTTTCGACCTGTACTCCTCTCATTGATCATCAACATCATCATCATCACCGCCATAAATCTGCATTAGCATTATTTGATCAGATGTCAGTACTCCATTTTGCTACAAATGTGAGTTATTATTTCTGAAATGAGAAAATTTTAGTACAAAAAATACCATATGCAGGAAGGCCTGATTGTTCGAGTAAATCATGCCAATTCCGAATCCAGAAGGCCGAGGTCCTTTCGAGAGAGAGTAGACAATGTGGAACTTCGCACCGGCACTTCGCCACATTGTCTACTCTCTCTCCAAGGACCTTGGCTTCTGAAACTCAGAAACACATCACGGTTGGAAGAAGCAGAGGAGAAAGAAGAAGAGGCACCAAATTGCATGGCCATGAAATCTGGCTTTTTGTTCGATTTCCCGCACGGCTCGCTGATGAAATGAAGGAGCAGAAGAGGATCAGAGGAAGAGGCTCACAAAAATGTGAAGTCAAGGGCGTGTAACATGAGAATGAAACTACCAATAAATGGAGGAGAAGAAGATATAGAAGAAGAAAAGGTGGAGTGGAGTGGAGTGACCACCGAAAGAGCTTTGCAGTTTTACCCACCAATCATGCATATATTTTGCCAAGCAATAATTGGTTTGGTGACCAAGTAAAATAATTGAATTTCACATCCTTTGATGGAAAAAGAATAAAGGTGGAACGTACATGACAAATCAAACACACATTTTCGATACACATATACACAAAGCAGCAACTGTTGTTGTTTGATTCCTGGTGAAGTGAAGAAGCGACAGAAGAGGACCAGGTTATCAGCAGTACGTTCACTGCCCACAGCTTTTAACATGAAGCAAAACCACCAAGAAAAGAAGAAAAGGCAAAGCTGACCAGTCCAACCACCACCGAAAGAGCATCTCATGATGAGAGGGAGAATTTTTTTTGCCAAATCTAATTGTTCATTTGGTTGAAAGGTAGAGCAATTGGCAGTTGTCACCATTTAGTGGTAAAACTGTAAAAGAATTATGGAACAAGGTTGAAGCAAATCCTTGCTTTATGCAGCCTAATCACTTTTGGTTCATCATTCTCTCTTGTTTATGATACAGTACTATACTAAGAAGGTCGTTCTTTCTGTTAGTCTTCTTAAATTGTTTGTGTAAAGTATAAATATTTTGATTTATTGTGAAATTGAGTCCCATCTTTGAGCTCACAAGATAAATGCAAGCATGTTAAAAACAAATGAGGCCAGAATGCATGCTAGTTACCTTGGTCTGAAACTTTGAATATATACACAAGAGAGATGCTTAGTTTGTATACAATGTATGCATAGATAACTTGTGATGATCAGTACTACTGTTCACACTGAAACCTTGGTTTGATCTATTCTTATCCCACTTTATGATCCTTCAAAATCTATCATTTAAATTATACCCTACACAGGACTAAAAGAGGCTCAAAACTCAAAAGCCAACACCATAAAATAAATCAATTGTAGAAATTAAATCTGCTTTCTGTAATTTCAGAAGTTAAAAAGCTGCTTTCTAGCTATATAGATCAACCAAGACCAGTTGTGCTAATTAGAGTCGATAGCTACCTCATTATTCTTATATAATGGCTGGAAAATATCTTGGCAAGAAGGTTGTTCTCTCTGTTAATGAAGATGATGATAGTGACCATGATAGTGTTTCCTGTGGCAGTGATGGCAATGACTGCGATAACGAAGACACTGGAAGCCACTGTGGCCTTTCACTACAGAAGCTGAATTTAGGACCAAGAAAGAAGCTTCTTGTTTTCAGTCTCAACGGATGTTTAATCCACAGGGTTTACGGGCATGACAAGGCCAACATTCCAAGTGATCGTAGTCCTGATGGCACATATGGAAAACATCTAGGTACATACCTTCAAAGTAAATGTTCATTGATTGGATCAGCACTGCTTCATTGACATTTTGTGTTCATTATAGTTTTACGTTTCTTTTCTTGGTCTGCAGTTTTCAAAAGACCTTTTGCAGAAGAGTTTATGCAGTTCTGTCTCGAAAGATTTGAAATTGGAATATGGTCTTCTGCCCAAGAGTCAGTGTTCTAACTACTTAGCCTTTTTATTCATGTTCTTACCTGGCCTTAAGATTTGTATTCTTTGAAGTTCAAATTTAAGATTCATTATCAGGGGACCTTAATTTCATCCCTATAATGTGAATGATTAACAGGAAACATGTTGATGGTATCTTGGAGTCTGTAATGGGAAGAATCAGAAATAGGCTGTCATTTGTTTGGGTACACTCGACTAACTATTAGTATCTTAATTCTTGTATAAAGATATATGCAACTCTAGTAGATATACCGGATAAAGATCAACCATAACAGTCATTTTCTTTTTTGTCATTGTTCAATAGGATCAAGCTGAATGCACTGATACCGGGTTCAAGTCGGTAGAGAATACACGGAAGCCTTTGTTTGTTAAAGATCTGAAGGGATTGTGGAAATATCTTGATCGGAAGTATTCTGAATCTGACACACTGTTGATTGATGATAAGCCTTACAAAGCCCTGCTTAATCCTGTAATGAATTAATTTCTTCCAGTTCTTATATTCTGCCTTCTCTGTTTATTCTGTATGGGACATTCGATGATGTCAAGTAT of the Fragaria vesca subsp. vesca linkage group LG6, FraVesHawaii_1.0, whole genome shotgun sequence genome contains:
- the LOC101309461 gene encoding uncharacterized protein C2F7.02c-like, encoding MAGKYLGKKVVLSVNEDDDSDHDSVSCGSDGNDCDNEDTGSHCGLSLQKLNLGPRKKLLVFSLNGCLIHRVYGHDKANIPSDRSPDGTYGKHLVFKRPFAEEFMQFCLERFEIGIWSSAQEKHVDGILESVMGRIRNRLSFVWDQAECTDTGFKSVENTRKPLFVKDLKGLWKYLDRKYSESDTLLIDDKPYKALLNPPHTGIFLDSYTADNVDDNALDPKGKLGKFLDGLAVAKDVQLYVKDNPFDQPAISQDHPEWKFYSSVLQKLGKRQKP